The Planctellipticum variicoloris DNA window TCGTCGGCGACTGCAAATTCACCGAAGGACCGGCCTGGAATCCGCAGGGCTTCCTGCTGTTCAGCGATATCCCGAACTCGCGGATTGTGCGAGTGGATAGCGATGGAAAAGTCTCCGACTTTCTGAAGCCTTCGGGCGGAGCGAACGGCCTGGTCTTCGATGCCCATGGCAACCTCTACGCCTGTCAGGGAACGGACCGGCGGGTCGTCAAGATCGGTTCCCAGGGCGGCAAGATCGAAGTCCTTGCGGATGCTTTCGACGGCAAACCGCTCAACAGCCCGAATGACCTGGCGCTCGACGGGCACGGCGGGCTGTACTTCACCGATCCTCGTTACGGCGCCGACCCGAAGATCGACCAGCCAGTGATGGGGGTCTATTACATCAACCCCCAGGGCCAGTCGATGCGGGTGATCGACAAGCTGCAGCGGCCCAATGGCGTGCTGGTCTCTCCCGACGGCAAATCGCTCTATGTCGCCGAGCCCAATCTCTCGCAGCTCTGGAAGTACGAAATCTCCGCACCGGGCAAGGTCGGCGAGGGCAAGCTGATCTTCACGGGCGACGCGAAGCTCGACGGCGGCGGACCGGACGGGATGGCGCTCGACCAGCACGGCAACATTTACGCCACGTACGGCGGGATTGTCGTCCTGTCGCCGGCCGGCGAGTTGATCGGACGGATTCCTGTTCCCGAGCGACCGGCGAACTGCACCTTTGGCGGCGCCGACGGCAAGACGCTGTACATCACCGCCCGGACAAGCCTGTACTCGATCGGCTTGAGCGTGGCCGGCGCTCCCACGGTCGCATCCGGTCCGAGTCCGGCGGCGAAAGTGACTCACCGCCGGCAGGAAATTCCCGTCCGGCTGGCCAGCTTTGCCCAGGACAAGCCGGCCGCCGAGGCCAAGGAAGTCAAGATTGAAGACATCACCCTCAACGCACCTGCCACCTGGAAGCAGGAACCTCCCGCCAATCGTCTGCGACTGGCGCAGTTCAAGATTCCCGCGGTCGACGGAGACAAGGAACCGGCGGAACTCGTGGTGTCTTCGTTCGCAGGGGGCGGTGGCGGGATTGATCCCAACCTGGAACGCTGGGTTAAGCAGTTCCAGGGCGAGGGGCGCAAGGTCAAGATTACGTTCGGGAACTGCCCGCAGGGCGAATACTACTTCAGCGAGATCTCCGGAACCTACAACCGTTCGATTGGTCCGCCGATCGCCGGACGGACGGAAGCGGTGCCGGGCTCGCGGTCGCTGGGTGTGATTCTGGTGGTCGCCAAAGGGGACGCCAAAGAAGCCTACTTCCTCAAGCTGACCGGTCCCGACAAGACCGTCGCCGCCGCGGCGGAAGGCTTCCGGGCTTCGTTCGGCGCGGACGCTGCCAAGGAAAAACCGTACGAGAAATAAGCGACGGACGCTGGCGGTCGACAAAAACGGTGCGGCCCCGATTCGTGAGAATCGGGGCCGCTTTTGCGTTCTGACGTGTCCAACGGGTTCTACAGCTTGCCTTCGACCCCCATCGCATGGAAGAAATGTGTGACTTCGTGCTGGTGCTTGAGCAGCCACTCGATCGACGGCTCGTTATGCATCGCCTTGCGAATGGCTTTCGCCGTTGCGGCGCGATTGGTCTCGAACAGAATCTTATGGTCGATCTCGACGTCCACCACCGAGGGATCGAGCCAGACTGAGACGATGATTCCCAGGTCGTTCGCCTTGCTGGCCGGAATGATTCCCTCGCGAACGCAGTCGAGCACGCCGTTGGCAATCCCGGCCTGAACGGTGCCCATCAGGATGTTGGTGTATTTTTCGTTGTTGACGGTCACTTTGCTGACCATCACTGTGGCCGGCTTGACCTGCACGTCGCAGTTGAGGATGGCGAAGACGCGCGAATGTCCCTTGGTCTGATCGCCGATCAGGTTGGCGATGGCGTATCCGACCGGTCCGTCGAGTTCGCCGATCACAACTTCCGGCTCAGCGGCCGACCAGGCCGGTTCGGCCTCCACGAGCGCTTCGCCGGTGCGCATGACGATCCGCTGCGGAACTTTGACCTTCTTGACGGCGGCCTTCTTCTTTTTCGGCATGAGGAATCCTCGACGAGTGTCGCTGGAGAACGGGATCGGACAACCGGGCGGAATCAGAGCAGACGCCGGGGCCGAATGCAATCGTTGCTGCGGTTGACGGGAACTGAGAAGCAGATTTCGCCGTGGAGTCGCGGAGGCCGCGAAAATGACCACCGAATGAGAAAGTCGGAACGACGAAGAGCGGACAAGAGAGGTTCGAAAAAACAAACGCCGGGAGAAGGATTTTGAGATCGTCCCAATTCAGAACTCACTGGCCACGTTCCCTCCAGTCTTTCCGCACCGCCATGTCGAAACGCTTCTTCCGCTTGTCTTCATCTTCAATCATCGCTGCGGGGGTTCGCTGCAGAGCTGCTGGAACGCTTCCCGCACCCGGGCTTCCTGAATGGCGTTCATGGTCAGAAACCGGTGCGGACCTTTTCCGTCGGGCGTGAACCGGGTGAAGCCATCGGCTTCCACCTTCGTCCGTCCGGCTGGCGAGGTTCCGAAAAACCCTCGATCCGGCAGGACGGCGTACAGCACGCTGGTCAGATCCCACGTCGGGCGTTCGTGGGGCGTCGGCAGATAGAGCTGGTAAGACTCCGACAGCGGGTGGTGGGTGACGTAGCCAAAGTCCCGCTCGATGCTCACTGCGGGATACGGGGCGGCAATTCCGATCTCGAAGCCACTCCAGATGATCGGGGTCGGCCATTCCTGCGCCAGCTTCTGAGCGGCGGGAATGTCCTTGATCACATTGTATTCGCAGTAGTGGTTGTTGAACTCAATCGTTTGAAACGCCCCAGCCATCACCGACAGCAGGCGGACTTTTTTCTGGATCAGCTCTTTGCCGGTGAGCGGAGAGAGATTGTCGGCGGGCGTATCGAGCAGCCCGGCGAGATTCGAGAAAAATCCTACCTGGACCACGACGACCGAACCGTCCGGTTCCGCAGCCAGGAGCTTCCGGAGAAGCTGTTTCGACTCCAGCGCCTGCGGCTCCCGCAGATCGTGCGGATAGCGCAATTGGCCGTCGTCCCTGGTCTCGGCCAGCGGCAAGAACTTGCTGGGCTCGGTCCTGACCGCTTCGCGGCCCGATCCGACCGGAATGTCGGGCCGACCGTAGAACGTGTTGACGGCATCGACGTATTCAACCGCGAGCGGATCGTTCTTGGTGATTGTCACTCCCAGCAGCTTGCAGTGTCCCCGCGATTCCAGGGCATGCAGCAGCCCGAGCGCCAGCGCGTCGTCCACATCGTTGCCAACGTCGGTGTCGAAGATCACCCGCACCGGCTCCGCGGCCGGACATTCAGGAACGACGCCCAGGAATCCACAAGTCACCAGGCCAATCAACAGCAGCCGCATGCGAAGACTCTTTCTGCAAACGATTCGATGTGCACTCAGATGCGAAGAGGAAGAGAACTGTACCGCGGAGGCGCGGAGGGCGCAGAGAAGAAAATCAGGAGATCGCAAAAGTGATTAATGATGGGAGCAAAGTGCGTTCGAACTGTTTTCGACCAGTCCATGCCTGCCACGATTGACCTCGTTCCCAGGCTCCTGCCTGGGAACGTCGTCCGTCCTCTTCCTTTCTCGCTCGCACGATGGCAAAGAGCGAGGCAGAGCCTCGCAATCAGCCGGTTCCCAGGCAGAGCCTGGGAACCAGTGTTGCTGCCTTTCTCCCTTTCTTCTCCCTCCCTCACTATCCTCCGCGGTGAATCCTGCTTGTCTTCTATTTCTCTTCCGCCGATACCAGCGGCGCGATGATCCGCGAAGCGTACTTGCGGTCGTGGTGAACGGTATTCGTCGCCTTCACCACTTTGTCGGGAGGCTCGATCGTCAGCGGTTCGCCGGTCTGCGGGTTGGGTTCGTAGAGTGGCGAGCCTGTGCTGGCGATCGTCACGCGGATGCGATGGCCCTTGTTGAAGACCTGGCTCAGCCAGCCGATGTCGAAGGCGACTCGTTCAACTTTGCCGGGCGCCATCAGGACCTGTTTGTCGAATCCTTCCCGATAGCGCAGCCGCAGCGGATAGTCGATGATCAGGATCGACCGCCCATCCGGGTAGACGTCGCTGACGCGCACGATGACATCGGTATCTTTCGCCGTCGATGACAGATAGACCTCGGCCCGCACGCGTCCCGTCCATTCGATTGGTTCCGTCAGAGGTTCGGTCGTAAACGTTCGCACTTCGGACTGCGCTTCAAACGGCCGGGCGTCAGTCGCTCCCGGAAAGCCCGCTCCCGGAATCGACATCGGGTGGAGTGGATCGCTAATCCACGACGTTCCCGCCTGCTCCGAGTCCGGCGCCGTCAGGCCGAGCTTGCCATCCGCCTGCAGATACCACGGCGTCAACTTCGACCCGGGCGGCCAAGACTTTCGCGCCCGCCAGATGTTGCCCGGCGCCCCGTCTTCTCCAACGGCTCCCATCACGTAGTAACGGACCGGCGGATCGCGGTCGACACCGTTATCGTCTCCCTTCAGATAGTGATTGAACCATCGCACCATGTGGTCTTCTTCGGGCCACGCGGCGTTCTCGGGATAAACGAGGTCTCCGACCTTGGAGCCCTTGTTGAGCCGGCCGTGGAGCCAGGGACCGATCACGAGCTGCTGCTTGCCGCGCGAGTTCGGTCCCCCCTGGTGATTCCGTCCGATGAAGCTGGCGATCGAGCCCTGGTTCATGAAGTCGTACCAGCTTCCGATCGTCATGCAGGGAACGTTCATCTTGTCGAAATGGAGCGAACAGTCCTCATCGCGCCAGTAGTCGTCGTAATCCGGATGCTGATACCACTCCTTCATCAGCCGCCGGTTGTCCTCCGGGTCCCGGCAAACTCCTTCCAGCGACTTGAAGCGGATGGGCCTGGTCACTCCGCCGATGCGATAGCCTTCCTGAAAGAGCGACAGCCCGGTATCGGTCATGTATTGCGCGACTAGATGGGTCGGTTGCGTGACGGCCAGGAAGTTCTGCGCGTAGCCCCCCTGCGAGCTGCCGAAAGTTCCCACCTTCCCCGTCGACCAGGGCTGCGTCCCCAGCCATTCGCAGACGTCGTACCCGTCCTGCAGCTTGCCCCAGGCGAGGGCGCGATAGCCCTGCCACGTTCCTTCGGACTGATACGTCCCGCGATAATTCACCAGCGCCACGACAAATCCGCGGGCTGCGAGCCGGGCCGCCGCGACGCGGGTTCCCTTCCCCCGCAGGTCGGCGTACCGCTGCTCGAACAGGACCGGCCACGGTCCTGCCCCCGGAGGCGTGTAGAGCCAGACAGAGAGCTTCGCGCCGTCCCGCATCGGGACCATGGCGTGAGTCTCCGCCACGCCGCCGAGGTCGACGTCGGGATCTGCGGCGATGGCCGCAACTCCAGTGGTCGCCAGGATCAGCCAGGCAACCGTCGACATCAGGCGGACCGGAGTCATCGAAAGAATCGGGACTTGCAGCAACATTACTCTCCTGACGAAATCGCTTGCTCGTAGAACTTCGCCGCCTGGTCGTACGCGGAGCGAGCCGCTTCGCGTTCGGTTGGACGAATTCGACCTTCTTTCTGCTTCCAGCAGACATCGACGGCTTTCCGGCACCATTCGGCGCTCGATTTCACCTGGATCGGCCGTCCCGCCACTTCCACGAAGACCGGGTTGGTGTGGACCGACGGCAGAATCCGCACGGCGACCCAAGCCGACTTCTGCAACGGAATCTCGAATTTCATCGGCCGGACGCTGCCGTCGGCCAGCAGATCGCGGCGGGCCACGACGTCTCCGTTGGCGACGATCTCGACGGAGACGTTCCGGGTCCGGCCGATCCGGCAGCGTTCCAGATGCCAGTATGGCTTGTGGTCGAGCCGTCGACCGCGGATCGCTTCCGTCTCCGCGGTCGGCTCAGGTTCCAGCAGGGCCGCGGCGTCGAACGTCACAGTCACCTGGCCGGGCTGGGCGAGTTTCAGTTCGCTGACCGTGCCGTCAGCTCCTTTCTCGCCGACGCCAAACCCGTTGACCGCGAAATCGAAGATGTGGCTCAACCCGTCGCCGCAGTAACTGCGACCATCCTTGAGGCCCTGCACCCAGGTGTCGTAGTCCAGCTCGGTTCCCTCGGGGACTTTGACGTAGATCCGTCCGAGCCCGACTTTGTCGCCGTAGATGCAGGGGAAGTCCGTTTCGCCGCTGATCCGCGTGCGACAGCCCGCATTGAGCGTGTGATACCAGATGTTGAGTTCCGAGGTGGACGGAGTATCGACGGCCGAGATGAAGTCGCAGACGTCGTTCGCCGCCGTCACGATGAACTCGTTCGCACCGATGCCGTCGAACGGAGGCATCGCCATGTCCGGGAGCTTGTCGGCCGCCCGGCCCTTGCCGGTCGGCACGCGATTGCCGCTTTCGTCGTAATCCGGGAGCTGCAGCCCCCAGCCGCTGTGGCTGTAGCCTACGACGCCTCCCTGCCGACGCCCCCAGGCCAGAACTGGCTGCGTCCAGGTCGGCCACTGCTCGAGCAGCGTCGTCCCCGGATAGTCGTCCTCGGTCAGTCGGAGCAGGCAGAGGTGGCCCGCATGCGACGACGGAAAGCCGGAGACTTCGACGTCGTACCGCATCAGATTGTTCGGTTTCGAAAGACCCGACGTCCGACCCTCGAAGTACTGCTTCTGGGTGTACCAGCAGGGACCCCAGCTCAGCACACAGCCGACATTGAGATCCTCGCCGAGAATGTGCCGCAACATGTCTTCCGGACCGACGCCCTCCGTGGGACTGTCGTAATGGGCGCATCCCGCCGCGTGGACGTGATGATCGCCCGAGAACCATCTCCGGTCGGCCGCGTGAATCCAGCGTTCGAGCTTGATGTCAAAGTTCTGTTTCGGGGAATCGTCGCCAACCTTGAGAGCGTGCTTCGCGACGCGATACTCGGGACCGCGCTGGACGGTGATCGAATAATCCCCCGGCGGCAGCCGCAGACTCTCGCCGTCGGCGCGGTAAATCTGATCGTGAAAGAAGAAGTCCGGGGCGAGCCGGCGAGCCGGGTTCGGATAGACCCGCCCATACTGATCGCGAATGGTCAGCGCCGCCGTCGTCGGAGCTCCGTCAACATCCCTCACGCCCAGCGTCACTTCCACGGCGGGGAGACAGCGGAACAGAATCGGCGTCGAGTTCCGGAAACCGATGTCCTGCGTCCCCTGTCCGACGTGAAATCCAAGCTGCGCCTCCCGTCGACCGGCATCGCGACTGTAGAGCTGCAGAATGCGATATTCCAGCTCCAGTCCCGACAGTTCCGGCTTGAGCGGCTGTCGGTTATACATGGCCGCATCGAGAAATCGGTTGGGGACTTGATCTGACGTCACGAGGTTATCGACCGTCATGGGGCGTTCGCGCGGTCCCTTGCCGCGCTGATAGACCGGCAGCAGATTTTCGCTTTCGGGCTTGAGCTCCGCCGTCACTCCCGCCTGGTTGCGGACCTTGACCAGAAACGTGCGCCAGCCCTGCTGAATCAGTTCCTTCGCGACAGGTCCGCCGGTCACCGACACGCGACTTTCCGGATTGATCGTCACGCCGACCACGCAGTACTTGTCGAGGATTGTCTCGACCCCCTGGGTACAATCTGCGGGATCGGTCTCCTTCAGGGCGGCCTGGAGCGATGTACGGTCTTCGGGGCCCAGCGGAGCGCCGACGAAATCCAGGGCCTGGATCAGGCGTTCGGTCGCCGCGACGAGGGGCTGCGTTTCGGTCCTGCCGACCCGAGGCCAGCTTTCATCGGCCCCCACTGCGATGCCGGCAACGGTCGAAATCAGCACCGCCGAATGAAGCAGCGCGGCAATCAATCGTCGCGAGGAGCACGGAGTCACATCCGGATGCGGCTTCATGAGTGGATCCTTCTGCAGACACGCGGCA harbors:
- a CDS encoding SMP-30/gluconolactonase/LRE family protein gives rise to the protein MRKLFERTLACCGLLIAAATASAADLNDLVPAGAEARKVVGDCKFTEGPAWNPQGFLLFSDIPNSRIVRVDSDGKVSDFLKPSGGANGLVFDAHGNLYACQGTDRRVVKIGSQGGKIEVLADAFDGKPLNSPNDLALDGHGGLYFTDPRYGADPKIDQPVMGVYYINPQGQSMRVIDKLQRPNGVLVSPDGKSLYVAEPNLSQLWKYEISAPGKVGEGKLIFTGDAKLDGGGPDGMALDQHGNIYATYGGIVVLSPAGELIGRIPVPERPANCTFGGADGKTLYITARTSLYSIGLSVAGAPTVASGPSPAAKVTHRRQEIPVRLASFAQDKPAAEAKEVKIEDITLNAPATWKQEPPANRLRLAQFKIPAVDGDKEPAELVVSSFAGGGGGIDPNLERWVKQFQGEGRKVKITFGNCPQGEYYFSEISGTYNRSIGPPIAGRTEAVPGSRSLGVILVVAKGDAKEAYFLKLTGPDKTVAAAAEGFRASFGADAAKEKPYEK
- the fae gene encoding formaldehyde-activating enzyme; this translates as MPKKKKAAVKKVKVPQRIVMRTGEALVEAEPAWSAAEPEVVIGELDGPVGYAIANLIGDQTKGHSRVFAILNCDVQVKPATVMVSKVTVNNEKYTNILMGTVQAGIANGVLDCVREGIIPASKANDLGIIVSVWLDPSVVDVEIDHKILFETNRAATAKAIRKAMHNEPSIEWLLKHQHEVTHFFHAMGVEGKL
- a CDS encoding nucleoside hydrolase, which gives rise to MRLLLIGLVTCGFLGVVPECPAAEPVRVIFDTDVGNDVDDALALGLLHALESRGHCKLLGVTITKNDPLAVEYVDAVNTFYGRPDIPVGSGREAVRTEPSKFLPLAETRDDGQLRYPHDLREPQALESKQLLRKLLAAEPDGSVVVVQVGFFSNLAGLLDTPADNLSPLTGKELIQKKVRLLSVMAGAFQTIEFNNHYCEYNVIKDIPAAQKLAQEWPTPIIWSGFEIGIAAPYPAVSIERDFGYVTHHPLSESYQLYLPTPHERPTWDLTSVLYAVLPDRGFFGTSPAGRTKVEADGFTRFTPDGKGPHRFLTMNAIQEARVREAFQQLCSEPPQR
- a CDS encoding CocE/NonD family hydrolase, whose translation is MLLQVPILSMTPVRLMSTVAWLILATTGVAAIAADPDVDLGGVAETHAMVPMRDGAKLSVWLYTPPGAGPWPVLFEQRYADLRGKGTRVAAARLAARGFVVALVNYRGTYQSEGTWQGYRALAWGKLQDGYDVCEWLGTQPWSTGKVGTFGSSQGGYAQNFLAVTQPTHLVAQYMTDTGLSLFQEGYRIGGVTRPIRFKSLEGVCRDPEDNRRLMKEWYQHPDYDDYWRDEDCSLHFDKMNVPCMTIGSWYDFMNQGSIASFIGRNHQGGPNSRGKQQLVIGPWLHGRLNKGSKVGDLVYPENAAWPEEDHMVRWFNHYLKGDDNGVDRDPPVRYYVMGAVGEDGAPGNIWRARKSWPPGSKLTPWYLQADGKLGLTAPDSEQAGTSWISDPLHPMSIPGAGFPGATDARPFEAQSEVRTFTTEPLTEPIEWTGRVRAEVYLSSTAKDTDVIVRVSDVYPDGRSILIIDYPLRLRYREGFDKQVLMAPGKVERVAFDIGWLSQVFNKGHRIRVTIASTGSPLYEPNPQTGEPLTIEPPDKVVKATNTVHHDRKYASRIIAPLVSAEEK
- a CDS encoding CehA/McbA family metallohydrolase, yielding MKPHPDVTPCSSRRLIAALLHSAVLISTVAGIAVGADESWPRVGRTETQPLVAATERLIQALDFVGAPLGPEDRTSLQAALKETDPADCTQGVETILDKYCVVGVTINPESRVSVTGGPVAKELIQQGWRTFLVKVRNQAGVTAELKPESENLLPVYQRGKGPRERPMTVDNLVTSDQVPNRFLDAAMYNRQPLKPELSGLELEYRILQLYSRDAGRREAQLGFHVGQGTQDIGFRNSTPILFRCLPAVEVTLGVRDVDGAPTTAALTIRDQYGRVYPNPARRLAPDFFFHDQIYRADGESLRLPPGDYSITVQRGPEYRVAKHALKVGDDSPKQNFDIKLERWIHAADRRWFSGDHHVHAAGCAHYDSPTEGVGPEDMLRHILGEDLNVGCVLSWGPCWYTQKQYFEGRTSGLSKPNNLMRYDVEVSGFPSSHAGHLCLLRLTEDDYPGTTLLEQWPTWTQPVLAWGRRQGGVVGYSHSGWGLQLPDYDESGNRVPTGKGRAADKLPDMAMPPFDGIGANEFIVTAANDVCDFISAVDTPSTSELNIWYHTLNAGCRTRISGETDFPCIYGDKVGLGRIYVKVPEGTELDYDTWVQGLKDGRSYCGDGLSHIFDFAVNGFGVGEKGADGTVSELKLAQPGQVTVTFDAAALLEPEPTAETEAIRGRRLDHKPYWHLERCRIGRTRNVSVEIVANGDVVARRDLLADGSVRPMKFEIPLQKSAWVAVRILPSVHTNPVFVEVAGRPIQVKSSAEWCRKAVDVCWKQKEGRIRPTEREAARSAYDQAAKFYEQAISSGE